A single window of Nicotiana tomentosiformis chromosome 1, ASM39032v3, whole genome shotgun sequence DNA harbors:
- the LOC104095896 gene encoding uncharacterized protein, producing MSFLKDLAETLSSIFSDTPSSSSPQNDRNLNSGDRMMDGVATGNERAAYKLKGYFDLAKEEIDKAVRAEEWGLADDAISHYQNAQKILAEGISTPVPSYVTSSEQEKVKSYRQKLTKWKSQVSERLQTLSRRAGGTSAVKISAPQTQRLAVSQSSSSARKGESRSAPSSGRDSSVMRVPSSGKDSSVARVPSNSISSHKPSQESANGYDPKLVDMINSVIVDRSPSVKWEDIAGLEKAKQALLEMVILPTKRKDLFTGLRRPARGLLLFGPPGTGKTMLAKAVASESEATFFNVSASSLTSKWVGEGEKLVKTLFMVAISRKPSVIFMDEIDSIMSTRTTNENEASRRLKSEFLVQFDGVTSNSDDLVIVIGATNKPQELDDAVLRRLVKRIYIPLPDANVRRQLLKHRLKGKAFSLPGGDLERLVRDTEGYSGSDLQALCEEAAMMPIRELGANILRVNVDQVRGLRYGDFQKAMTVIRPSLQKSKWEELERWNQEFGAN from the exons ATGAGTTTTCTCAAAGACCTGGCTGAAACCCTAAGCTCGATCTTTTCGGACACTCCATCATCGTCTTCGCCTCAGAACGATCGTAACCTAAACTCCGGCGATCGGATGATGGACGGCGTTGCCACCGGCAACGAACGGGCGGCGTATAAGCTGAAAGGCTACTTTGATTTGGCCAAAGAAGAGATCGACAAAGCCGTTAGGGCTGAAGAATGGGGATTGGCTGATGATGCAATTTCACATTACCAAAATGCTCAGAAAATACTCGCCGAAGGAATTTCTACTCCGGTTCCTTCGTATGTTACTTCTAG TGAACAAGAGAAAGTGAAATCATATCGTCAAAAGCTAACAAAGTGGAAGTCTCAAGTTTCAGAGAGACTTCAGACTCTAAGTCGACGAGCAG GTGGCACATCTGCAGTCAAG ATTTCAGCACCTCAAACCCAAAGGCTGGCTGTTTCACAATCAAGTTCATCTGCTCGAAAAGGAGAATCTCGATCTGCGCCTAGTTCTGGGAGAGACAGCTCTGTTATGAGGGTTCCTAGTTCCGGAAAAGACAGCTCTGTTGCGAGGGTTCCTAGTAATAGCATATCAAGCCACAAACCTTCACAGGAATCTGCTAATGGGTATGATCCAAAGTTGGTTGACATGATAAATTCTGTAATTGTGGATAGAAGCCCCTCTGTTAAATGGGAAGATATTG CGGGACTTGAAAAGGCAAAGCAAGCTCTCTTAGAGATGGTAATTCTACCAACCAAAAGAAAGGACCTCTTCACTGGCTTAAGAAGGCCTGCTAGAG GTCTGCTTCTTTTTGGACCACCGGGTACTGGAAAAACCATGCTTGCCAAAGCAGTAGCTTCAGAGTCGGAGGCAACATTTTTCAATGTGTCTGCTTCTTCGCTAACATCAAAGTGG GTTGGAGAGGGTGAAAAGCTTGTCAAGACACTTTTCATGGTTGCCATTTCCAGGAAGCCATCTGTAATTTTCATGGATGAG ATAGATAGTATTATGTCAACTAGGACTACCAATGAGAATGAAGCAAGCAGAAGGTTGAAATCAGAGTTTCTAGTTCAGTTTGATGGGGTGACATCAAATTCTGATGACCTGGTAATTGTAATTG GTGCCACGAATAAGCCACAGGAGTTGGATGATGCTGTTCTAAGGAGATTG GTCAAAAGAATATATATTCCTTTACCTGATGCTAATGTTAGAAGACAACTTCTGAAACACAGACTAAAGGGAAAAGCATTTTCCTTGCCTG GTGGAGATCTAGAACGACTAGTGAGAGACACAGAAG GGTATTCTGGAAGTGATCTTCAAGCCTTGTGCGAGGAGGCTGCAATGATGCCGATCAGAGAGCTTGGTGCTAACATTCTCAGAGTCAATGTAGATCAG GTAAGGGGTTTAAGATATGGAGATTTCCAAAAGGCCATGACAGTGATTAGGCCTAGTCTGCAAAAGAGCAAGTGGGAGGAACTTGAACGGTGGAACCAAGAGTTTGGTGCAAACTAA